From the genome of Alosa alosa isolate M-15738 ecotype Scorff River chromosome 20, AALO_Geno_1.1, whole genome shotgun sequence, one region includes:
- the smim13 gene encoding small integral membrane protein 13, whose translation MWQSVGLTVLVIIATLICALLFMVFGWYVVWQLFLSKFKFLRELVGDTGSPQAETEPSESESERSSPPTPRHKHKPRQRVVPQDATS comes from the exons ATGTGGCAAAGCGTCGGACTCACTGTGCTGGTTATTATTGCCACACTAATATGTGCCCTACTCTTCATGGTGTTCG GATGGTATGTGGTTTGGCAGCTTTTCCTGTCCAAGTTCAAGTTCCTGCGCGAACTCGTTGGTGACACAGGCTCCCCCCAGGCTGAGACTGAACCTTCGGAGTCAGAGAGTGAGCGTAGCTCTCCACCCACACCCCGTCACAAACACAAGCCCCGCCAGAGAGTTGTTCCTCAGGATGCCACCTCATAG